From Candidatus Manganitrophus morganii, the proteins below share one genomic window:
- the icmH gene encoding type IVB secretion system protein IcmH/DotU produces MASANAGERKRLVDLFSDLFILGAHLKTARDYGTPDALRMRLVEMFNAAEREAKRLAVPDDAVQQARFAIAAFLDEMILGVPSPHRDAWSARPLQYEFFRENVAGVEFFNRLDGLRKSISSNRDVVEVYYLCLVLGFEGQYKLHGREKLKDLIDGLAREIQPRPGEIPLLSPHGKRPDELIEMVKQGIPSWVVAVSCFAIVFLLYISLSLLISRDANGIANEIQQLIGGGR; encoded by the coding sequence ATGGCAAGCGCGAATGCAGGAGAAAGGAAGCGGCTGGTCGATCTCTTCTCCGACCTGTTCATCTTGGGGGCCCATCTGAAAACCGCACGCGACTATGGCACCCCGGACGCATTGCGGATGCGGCTGGTGGAGATGTTCAACGCGGCGGAGCGGGAGGCGAAACGCCTCGCGGTTCCCGACGACGCGGTCCAGCAGGCGCGCTTCGCCATCGCCGCTTTCCTCGACGAGATGATTCTCGGCGTCCCTTCTCCCCATCGCGACGCTTGGTCGGCCCGGCCGCTGCAGTATGAATTCTTCCGGGAAAACGTCGCCGGGGTGGAGTTCTTCAACCGGCTCGACGGCCTTCGCAAATCAATCTCTTCGAATCGTGATGTCGTAGAGGTCTATTATCTCTGCCTGGTCCTCGGGTTTGAGGGGCAATACAAGCTCCACGGACGGGAGAAGCTCAAAGATCTGATCGACGGGCTCGCCCGGGAGATCCAGCCGAGGCCGGGAGAGATCCCGCTCCTTTCGCCGCACGGCAAGCGCCCGGACGAATTGATCGAGATGGTGAAGCAGGGGATTCCCTCCTGGGTGGTCGCCGTCTCCTGTTTTGCGATCGTCTTCCTTTTATATATTTCCCTTTCGCTTCTCATCAGCCGGGACGCCAACGGAATCGCAAATGAGATCCAGCAGTTGATCGGGGGGGGACGATGA
- the tssM gene encoding type VI secretion system membrane subunit TssM, protein MKFLLKGLKALVNAMTRFPRVTAAVAIFLLICLIWFAGPSLWLEKLETRLFLIVAILFFWSLFLVIDRYRAEQGAKQLEKSLQKQAQEQAVSSRPDRKEEIEELGGQFDKAVAALKQSKLGKGRSGRTALYALPWYMFIGPPASGKSTALLHSGLQFPYLGGSSRGVQGVGGTRNCDWWFTSEAVLLDTAGRYVTQDEDREEWYGFLDLLKKHRKGKPINGVLAAMSIVELLEASEEDLEWHAKNMRARIDELIQRLGIVFPVYLLFTKCDLIRGFVEFYEDFSKTEREQIWGATLPKNPPAGALPQQLFDAEFGQLFNALDARRLARLSSARGAQKVRDVYGFPLQIATGREKMARFVELVFAHNPYQENPIFRGFYFTSGTQEGRPIDRILTAVSRASGLSEAVSDSFGSEVESKSYFIKNLFTDVIFQDQVLAGPSNAMTRQRGALRVAVFVGSVLVTVLSVVGLSFSFVGNRVYLGSIKSSASTAAEMAPGDERQFPKNVTQLDQLREGLDRLESDAEGGIPFRLRGGLYRGGTLYPPMRDLYFQRLNQLLLGPTQGAIEADLERFASNPRQLPEGRDFDYYYMLLKIYLMMSDPAHLDPPFLDERLQQIWREMLPALYANQVPEGLQDGIAQQVSFYSRAANQQGIPRLTLNEKLVEEVRRGLRAIPLEERLYTRIRREGSEKSEPYTLKAALKGDGEGALLSDYKIPAIFTEAGWKGPFKESLDRILQEKGVGGEEWVLGEPEPERTTVAAGIEKLYFDEYQRQWRGFIESVRLRPAAGMSETAKLFEVLSQENSPLAVLFAEIDRNTYLRKEGAQQPGGGAMKGMVERVKEKFGMERSAETEGTPAAASQPTPVSTRFQSFHDFVTSADPKKEPPVSRLVAELRRAYDVLQPLAESGDAAGAKALVQGMASGQSNDLFVAQRNAERLLQTTDAEVRRVVAPIFLEPFKMASSGLVSGAMADLNRRWRGEVYEPCQQSIAGRYPFKKGGEDATLTDIAEFFHPQEGTLWKFYEKELKPFVEEGSRQWEVKRTSAAPAMSPDFLESLRRARHLSESLFPRGNPDLKLSFSLYPYPSSGVTEILLSADGKDLRYRNEPQEWHEFSWPGTSGTPGAMLQVQSGGSRQMQQYGGRWGFFKLLDAAKITPVSSIVYKIEWELKGPDGKAIKVRYDLRAQSVKNPFKPGFFSETLCPNRIG, encoded by the coding sequence ATGAAGTTTTTGTTGAAAGGTCTCAAAGCCCTCGTCAATGCGATGACCCGATTCCCCCGGGTCACGGCGGCCGTCGCGATTTTTCTGCTGATCTGTCTCATCTGGTTCGCCGGCCCGTCCCTCTGGCTGGAGAAGCTCGAAACGCGGCTTTTTTTGATTGTCGCCATCCTCTTCTTCTGGTCGCTCTTCCTCGTGATCGACCGCTACCGCGCCGAGCAGGGGGCAAAGCAGCTGGAGAAGTCGCTTCAAAAACAGGCGCAGGAGCAGGCGGTTAGCAGCCGGCCCGACCGGAAGGAAGAGATCGAGGAGCTCGGAGGCCAATTCGACAAGGCGGTCGCCGCGCTGAAGCAGTCGAAGCTGGGGAAGGGCCGCTCCGGGAGGACCGCCCTGTATGCCCTCCCCTGGTATATGTTCATCGGCCCCCCCGCTTCCGGGAAGAGCACCGCATTGTTACATTCCGGTTTGCAGTTCCCTTATCTCGGCGGGTCGAGCCGCGGGGTGCAGGGGGTCGGCGGGACGCGCAACTGCGACTGGTGGTTCACCAGCGAGGCGGTCCTCCTCGATACGGCCGGCCGCTACGTCACCCAGGATGAAGACCGGGAGGAGTGGTACGGCTTCCTCGATCTTCTGAAAAAACACCGGAAGGGGAAGCCGATCAACGGGGTCCTGGCGGCGATGAGCATCGTCGAATTGCTGGAGGCGAGCGAGGAGGATCTGGAGTGGCACGCCAAAAACATGCGGGCGAGAATAGACGAGCTGATCCAGCGGCTCGGGATTGTCTTTCCGGTCTATCTTCTTTTTACCAAGTGCGATCTGATCCGCGGCTTTGTCGAGTTCTATGAAGACTTCAGCAAAACGGAGCGGGAGCAGATCTGGGGGGCGACCCTGCCGAAGAACCCCCCCGCCGGCGCCTTGCCGCAACAGCTCTTCGACGCGGAGTTCGGCCAGCTCTTCAACGCGCTCGACGCCCGGCGGCTGGCGCGGCTTTCCTCCGCGCGGGGGGCGCAGAAGGTCCGGGATGTTTATGGGTTTCCGCTGCAGATCGCGACCGGACGGGAAAAGATGGCCCGGTTTGTGGAGCTGGTCTTCGCCCACAATCCGTATCAGGAGAATCCGATCTTCCGCGGATTCTACTTCACCAGCGGAACGCAGGAGGGGAGGCCGATCGACCGGATTCTCACCGCCGTCAGCCGCGCCTCCGGCCTTTCCGAGGCGGTCAGCGATTCGTTCGGCTCGGAAGTCGAGTCGAAGAGCTACTTCATCAAGAACCTTTTCACCGATGTGATCTTCCAGGACCAGGTTCTGGCGGGACCTTCCAACGCCATGACCCGCCAACGCGGCGCCCTGCGGGTGGCGGTCTTCGTCGGGTCGGTCCTCGTCACGGTCCTTTCCGTCGTCGGTCTCTCGTTCTCCTTCGTCGGAAATCGGGTCTATCTCGGCTCGATCAAGTCGAGCGCGTCGACGGCGGCCGAGATGGCGCCGGGAGACGAGCGGCAATTTCCGAAGAATGTGACGCAGCTGGACCAGCTTCGGGAGGGGCTCGACCGGCTCGAAAGCGACGCGGAGGGGGGGATTCCTTTCCGTCTGCGCGGCGGTCTCTACCGGGGGGGGACCCTCTATCCGCCGATGCGGGATCTTTATTTCCAGCGGCTCAATCAGCTCCTCCTCGGCCCGACGCAGGGGGCGATCGAAGCCGATCTGGAGCGGTTCGCGTCGAATCCCAGGCAGCTTCCGGAAGGCCGGGACTTCGATTATTACTACATGCTTTTGAAGATCTACCTGATGATGTCCGATCCGGCCCATCTCGATCCGCCCTTCCTCGACGAGCGGCTGCAGCAGATCTGGCGGGAGATGCTTCCGGCGCTCTACGCGAACCAAGTTCCGGAGGGGCTTCAAGACGGGATCGCCCAGCAGGTTTCTTTTTACAGCCGCGCCGCAAATCAACAAGGGATTCCCCGGCTCACACTGAATGAAAAACTGGTCGAGGAGGTTCGACGGGGGCTTCGGGCGATTCCGTTGGAGGAGCGCCTCTACACGCGCATCCGCCGGGAGGGATCGGAAAAGTCGGAGCCGTACACCCTTAAGGCCGCGTTGAAAGGAGACGGGGAGGGGGCGCTTCTCAGCGATTACAAGATCCCGGCCATTTTCACCGAGGCGGGATGGAAGGGCCCGTTCAAAGAGTCGCTCGATCGGATCCTTCAGGAAAAAGGGGTCGGCGGGGAGGAGTGGGTCCTCGGCGAGCCGGAGCCGGAGCGGACGACGGTGGCGGCGGGAATCGAGAAGCTTTACTTCGACGAATACCAGCGGCAATGGCGCGGATTCATCGAATCGGTCCGGCTGCGGCCCGCCGCGGGGATGTCCGAGACGGCGAAGCTCTTCGAGGTTCTCTCGCAGGAGAATTCGCCGCTGGCGGTGCTTTTCGCCGAGATCGATCGAAATACCTACCTTCGAAAAGAAGGGGCGCAGCAGCCCGGCGGGGGTGCGATGAAGGGGATGGTCGAGCGGGTGAAGGAGAAATTTGGAATGGAGCGTTCCGCCGAAACGGAGGGGACCCCCGCCGCTGCTTCTCAGCCGACGCCGGTTTCGACCCGGTTCCAATCATTTCATGATTTCGTGACCTCGGCCGACCCGAAGAAAGAGCCCCCGGTGAGCCGTCTCGTCGCCGAATTGCGCAGGGCGTATGACGTTCTTCAGCCGCTGGCGGAATCGGGCGATGCAGCGGGGGCCAAGGCGTTGGTCCAGGGGATGGCGAGCGGGCAGTCGAACGATCTCTTCGTTGCTCAAAGGAACGCCGAGCGCCTTCTCCAGACGACCGACGCGGAGGTCCGCCGGGTGGTGGCGCCGATTTTCCTGGAGCCGTTCAAGATGGCCTCCTCCGGGCTGGTGAGCGGGGCGATGGCCGACCTGAACCGCCGGTGGCGGGGTGAGGTCTACGAGCCGTGCCAGCAGAGCATTGCGGGGCGGTATCCCTTCAAGAAGGGGGGAGAAGATGCGACCCTGACCGACATCGCGGAGTTTTTCCATCCGCAAGAGGGGACCCTCTGGAAGTTCTACGAGAAGGAGCTCAAGCCGTTTGTGGAAGAGGGGAGCCGGCAATGGGAGGTCAAGCGGACCTCGGCCGCCCCGGCGATGTCGCCCGACTTTCTGGAGTCGCTCCGGCGGGCCCGGCACCTCTCGGAGAGTCTCTTCCCGAGGGGGAATCCCGATCTGAAGCTGTCGTTCAGCCTCTATCCCTACCCGAGCTCCGGAGTCACCGAGATCCTTCTCTCCGCCGACGGAAAGGATCTCCGATACCGGAACGAGCCGCAGGAATGGCATGAATTCTCCTGGCCCGGAACGTCCGGGACACCGGGGGCGATGCTTCAGGTCCAGAGCGGCGGCTCCCGGCAGATGCAGCAGTATGGCGGTCGATGGGGTTTCTTCAAGCTCCTCGACGCGGCAAAAATCACCCCGGTCAGCAGTATCGTTTACAAGATCGAGTGGGAGCTGAAGGGGCCGGATGGAAAGGCGATTAAAGTCCGTTACGACCTCAGAGCGCAGAGTGTGAAGAATCCTTTCAAGCCGGGATTCTTCTCAGAGACGTTGTGTCCGAATAGGATTGGGTAA
- the tagF gene encoding type VI secretion system-associated protein TagF yields MGNGTFGCFGKLPIHSDFIRFRASGEEVRALDQWLQEGILAGKSRLGRGWEADYFQADPWNFVFQVEGTDSFLIGTLVPSRDQAGRSYPFFLFLRVDRKRFAAPIQFAPMTYASFLNEAAALARSGGSGMRLKEFLEHLERLTLPIPDDRAPAAAEENYRRFLQGEPSRAFWTALFGEFEHPKKYQVDQNLLAILGPMRQISSNRLGFGLRFPLIASEKNRNEDIPFWSDLMARMLKRPPTALNLFWNRTPAKGTPWMMLFMGAPSAKSFLSLIAPSLDGGTAYELAPETAVELQTVKEKVDAGRRAVLENGEMSLAAFLEAIGTV; encoded by the coding sequence TTGGGAAACGGAACCTTCGGCTGCTTCGGAAAACTCCCGATCCATTCCGATTTTATTCGCTTTCGCGCGTCGGGTGAAGAGGTCCGCGCGCTCGATCAATGGCTGCAGGAAGGAATCCTCGCCGGGAAGTCCCGGTTGGGGAGGGGATGGGAGGCCGATTATTTTCAGGCCGATCCGTGGAACTTTGTTTTTCAGGTGGAGGGGACCGACAGCTTTCTCATCGGGACCCTGGTGCCGAGCCGGGATCAGGCGGGACGCTCCTACCCCTTCTTTCTTTTCCTGAGGGTCGACCGGAAGCGGTTCGCCGCGCCGATTCAATTCGCCCCGATGACGTACGCCTCTTTTTTGAATGAGGCGGCCGCGCTGGCGCGGTCGGGCGGGTCGGGCATGCGGTTGAAGGAGTTTCTGGAGCATCTCGAACGGCTGACCCTTCCCATTCCGGACGACCGCGCCCCCGCGGCGGCGGAGGAGAACTATCGGCGATTTTTACAGGGGGAGCCGAGCCGGGCCTTCTGGACGGCGCTCTTCGGAGAGTTCGAGCACCCGAAAAAATATCAAGTCGATCAGAATCTCCTGGCGATTCTGGGGCCGATGCGCCAAATTTCTTCAAACCGGCTGGGTTTCGGTTTACGGTTTCCGTTGATCGCTTCGGAGAAGAATCGCAACGAGGATATCCCCTTCTGGAGTGATTTGATGGCGCGGATGCTGAAGCGGCCTCCGACCGCTCTCAACTTATTCTGGAATCGAACGCCGGCGAAAGGGACCCCCTGGATGATGCTCTTCATGGGGGCCCCCTCGGCGAAGAGTTTTCTCTCCCTGATCGCCCCGAGTCTCGACGGCGGGACCGCGTATGAGTTGGCGCCGGAGACGGCGGTTGAACTTCAGACGGTAAAAGAAAAGGTCGATGCCGGCCGGCGGGCGGTTTTAGAGAATGGCGAGATGTCGCTGGCGGCTTTTTTAGAGGCGATCGGGACGGTGTGA
- the tssA gene encoding type VI secretion system protein TssA, with product MSDEIAEWVGIGSTPIRSDAPSGDSAKYDPLFEKLQAEIGKLEALSGGPVQWKEVIGSGREILEKKSKDLLVASYVSVGLLEQRGYAGLLAGLSCMEGMVEAFWETLYPETKRMRARINALIWLSEKGGVAVGRKKPVPGEGKEVRACSEKIDALEKYFGEKLANDSPGLGDLRRAVDQWAREVESAEAATARTESPAPSASTPAEAAGPAISSGKIESIEEAERAFGEAGDVIRRAADVVRGQQPTNPWPYQIMRALTWSRFDGLPAHTDWETRIPAPPSHLVESGRLLVEQRGWKDLVDQVEAQLPENPFWLDLQRLSALALSNLGSSYAGIKGAVLGEVRILLQRLPDLPRCRFADGTPFADDETQQWIEKEVLSGGNGASTGAGEGGAADARIAETRAQANQLLGQGEAKGAVALFQGRINGAASRRERFLLQLELAQLCLDAGHPKVALSQLDVLQREIDRFSLEEWEPALSLEVLRASWRVLSRLSRDSDPGSPEWAGRAEAIYGRISRLDPVSALELDRK from the coding sequence ATGAGTGACGAAATCGCAGAGTGGGTTGGAATCGGGTCGACGCCGATTCGCTCCGACGCCCCTTCGGGGGATTCGGCCAAATATGATCCGCTCTTTGAGAAGCTTCAGGCGGAGATCGGAAAACTGGAGGCGCTTTCCGGCGGCCCGGTCCAATGGAAAGAGGTGATCGGATCCGGTCGGGAGATTTTGGAAAAGAAATCGAAGGATCTCCTGGTGGCCAGCTACGTCTCCGTCGGACTGCTTGAGCAACGGGGATACGCCGGTCTTTTGGCGGGGCTCTCCTGCATGGAGGGGATGGTCGAAGCGTTCTGGGAGACCCTTTATCCGGAGACGAAGCGGATGCGGGCGCGGATCAACGCGCTGATCTGGCTTTCCGAAAAAGGGGGCGTGGCGGTCGGGCGGAAGAAACCGGTTCCCGGCGAGGGAAAAGAGGTTCGCGCCTGCAGCGAGAAAATCGACGCTCTTGAGAAATATTTCGGCGAGAAACTCGCAAACGATTCTCCGGGGCTTGGCGATCTGCGCCGCGCCGTCGACCAGTGGGCCAGGGAGGTCGAGAGCGCCGAAGCGGCCACGGCCCGGACCGAATCGCCAGCGCCAAGCGCCTCGACGCCGGCAGAGGCGGCCGGACCGGCGATCTCTTCCGGCAAGATAGAGTCGATTGAAGAGGCCGAGCGGGCCTTCGGCGAAGCGGGCGACGTGATCCGCCGTGCCGCCGACGTCGTCCGAGGCCAGCAGCCGACGAACCCATGGCCCTACCAGATCATGCGCGCGCTGACCTGGTCGCGGTTCGACGGGCTTCCGGCTCATACCGATTGGGAGACCCGCATTCCGGCCCCCCCTTCCCATCTGGTGGAGAGTGGGCGCCTGCTGGTGGAGCAAAGAGGGTGGAAGGATCTGGTGGATCAGGTCGAAGCGCAACTTCCGGAAAATCCGTTTTGGCTCGACCTACAGCGCCTCAGCGCGCTGGCCCTTTCCAATCTCGGTTCTTCTTATGCCGGAATCAAAGGCGCCGTGTTGGGTGAGGTTCGGATCTTGCTGCAGCGGCTTCCCGATCTGCCGAGATGCCGTTTCGCCGACGGGACCCCCTTTGCCGACGATGAGACGCAGCAGTGGATTGAGAAAGAGGTCCTCTCCGGAGGAAATGGCGCTTCGACCGGCGCCGGGGAGGGAGGCGCCGCAGACGCGCGGATTGCAGAGACGCGGGCGCAGGCCAATCAACTTCTCGGACAGGGAGAGGCGAAGGGGGCGGTCGCTCTTTTTCAAGGAAGAATCAATGGGGCCGCGTCGCGGCGCGAGCGGTTTCTATTGCAGCTGGAGTTGGCCCAGCTTTGTCTGGATGCCGGGCATCCGAAGGTGGCCCTCTCTCAACTCGATGTGCTTCAACGGGAGATCGACCGTTTTTCCTTGGAAGAGTGGGAGCCGGCATTGAGTCTGGAAGTGCTTCGGGCCTCCTGGCGCGTGTTGAGCCGGTTGTCCCGGGATTCCGATCCGGGATCGCCCGAGTGGGCCGGACGGGCGGAGGCGATTTACGGAAGGATCAGCCGGCTCGATCCGGTCTCGGCGTTGGAGTTGGATAGGAAATAA
- the tssB gene encoding type VI secretion system contractile sheath small subunit, with amino-acid sequence MAKESSVAPKERVNIVYKPATGGAQAEVELPLKMLMMGDYTLRSDETALEDRKPINIDKDNFEEVMRNQELKISLNVANKLSGKEGEELPVNLKFEKMKDFGPESVVEQVPELNKLLQLRTALQALKGPLGNIPAFRKKIEGLISDVAAREKLLKELGGDK; translated from the coding sequence ATGGCAAAAGAATCATCCGTAGCACCGAAGGAACGGGTCAATATCGTCTACAAACCGGCCACGGGGGGGGCGCAGGCGGAAGTCGAGCTTCCCTTGAAGATGCTCATGATGGGGGATTATACGCTGCGGTCCGACGAGACGGCTCTCGAAGACCGGAAGCCGATCAACATCGATAAAGATAATTTCGAAGAGGTGATGCGGAACCAAGAGCTGAAGATTTCTTTGAATGTCGCGAACAAGCTCTCCGGAAAAGAAGGGGAAGAGCTTCCGGTCAACCTGAAATTCGAGAAGATGAAGGATTTCGGTCCCGAATCGGTGGTGGAGCAGGTCCCCGAGCTCAACAAACTTCTTCAGCTTCGAACCGCGCTCCAGGCGCTCAAAGGACCGTTGGGGAACATCCCGGCTTTTCGAAAGAAGATCGAAGGCCTCATCTCCGATGTGGCGGCCCGAGAAAAATTGCTTAAAGAATTGGGCGGGGACAAATAA
- the tssC gene encoding type VI secretion system contractile sheath large subunit: MAEQTEEKQAGAVETAEGETSLLDTILQETKLKPSEEGYSIAKRGVEAFIAELLTPDRKGAKVHQTVINDMIAEIDRKLSSQVDAIMHHPTFQKIESAWRGLKFAVDRTNFRENIKFELLNVSKEDLLNDFEDAPEITKSGLYKSVYTAEYGTFGGKPVGAMIANYDFGPGPQDVKLLQYAASVGAMAHAPFIAAAGPQFFGQESFLGLPNLKDLKSIFEGPQYIKWNSFRESEDARYVGLTLPRFLLRLPYHPENNPVKAFTYTEDVSKSHESYLWGNTAFAFATRITDSFAKYRWCPNVIGPTSGGAVEDLPVHTFESMGALETKIPTEVLISERREFELAEEGFIGLAMRKGSDNACFFSANSCQKPKYYGQSKEGKEAETNYKLGTQLPYMMIMNRMAHYLKVLQREQIGSWKERVDLEKELNKWIGQYVSDQDVVDPAVRGRRPLRQAEITVSDVEGDPGWYKVDMKVRPHFKYMGSFFTLSLVGKLDKK; this comes from the coding sequence ATGGCGGAACAAACAGAAGAGAAGCAGGCGGGGGCGGTTGAAACAGCCGAGGGAGAGACCTCTCTGCTCGACACCATCCTGCAGGAAACGAAATTAAAACCCTCCGAGGAGGGATACTCGATCGCAAAGCGCGGCGTGGAAGCGTTTATCGCCGAGCTTCTGACCCCCGATCGAAAAGGGGCGAAGGTCCACCAGACGGTCATCAACGATATGATCGCCGAGATCGACCGGAAGCTGTCGTCCCAGGTGGATGCCATCATGCATCACCCGACCTTCCAGAAGATCGAATCGGCCTGGCGGGGGCTGAAGTTCGCGGTCGACCGGACCAACTTCCGTGAGAATATCAAGTTCGAGCTCCTGAACGTCTCCAAGGAAGATCTTCTCAACGACTTCGAGGACGCGCCGGAGATCACGAAGTCGGGTCTCTATAAATCGGTCTACACGGCCGAATACGGCACGTTCGGAGGCAAACCGGTCGGAGCGATGATCGCCAACTATGACTTCGGGCCCGGCCCGCAGGATGTGAAGCTCCTCCAATATGCCGCCAGCGTCGGGGCGATGGCCCATGCGCCGTTCATCGCCGCGGCGGGACCGCAGTTCTTCGGGCAGGAGAGCTTCCTCGGCCTTCCCAATCTGAAAGACCTCAAATCAATCTTCGAGGGGCCGCAGTATATCAAGTGGAATTCTTTCCGCGAATCGGAGGATGCGCGCTACGTCGGCTTGACCCTCCCCCGTTTCTTGCTCCGGCTGCCGTATCATCCGGAGAATAATCCGGTCAAGGCGTTCACCTATACCGAGGATGTCAGCAAGAGCCATGAGAGCTACCTTTGGGGGAACACGGCGTTCGCTTTCGCGACCCGGATCACCGACAGCTTTGCGAAGTACCGGTGGTGCCCCAACGTCATCGGGCCGACCAGCGGCGGCGCGGTGGAAGATCTCCCGGTTCACACCTTCGAATCGATGGGAGCGCTCGAGACCAAGATCCCGACCGAGGTCCTGATCTCCGAGCGGCGCGAGTTCGAGCTGGCGGAGGAGGGATTCATCGGATTGGCGATGCGGAAGGGGAGCGACAATGCCTGCTTCTTCTCGGCCAACTCCTGCCAGAAGCCGAAGTATTACGGCCAGAGCAAAGAGGGAAAAGAGGCCGAGACGAATTACAAGCTTGGCACGCAGCTTCCCTACATGATGATCATGAACCGGATGGCCCATTACCTGAAGGTCCTACAGCGCGAGCAGATCGGAAGCTGGAAGGAGCGGGTCGATCTGGAGAAGGAGCTGAACAAGTGGATCGGGCAGTATGTTTCCGATCAAGACGTCGTCGATCCGGCGGTCCGCGGACGGCGGCCCTTGCGCCAAGCCGAGATCACCGTCAGCGATGTGGAGGGAGATCCGGGCTGGTATAAGGTCGATATGAAGGTCCGCCCGCACTTCAAGTATATGGGCTCCTTCTTCACCCTCTCGCTGGTCGGGAAGCTCGATAAAAAATAA
- a CDS encoding Hcp family type VI secretion system effector, which produces MPMPAHMTLKGEKQGDIKGNCTMKGREGTILVQALDHEIRIPTDIQTGLSTGKRIHGAMKVVKEFDKASPMLYQALCTGEHLTNVTLKFYRVSMKGTEEQYFTITLEDAVVVSIRPWMPNCLDKSMSSYGHMEELAFTYRKASWRHEIDKIEAQDDWVVPIE; this is translated from the coding sequence ATGCCGATGCCAGCACACATGACCCTGAAGGGAGAAAAGCAGGGGGACATCAAAGGAAACTGCACCATGAAGGGACGGGAAGGGACGATCCTCGTCCAGGCCCTCGACCATGAGATCCGCATCCCCACCGACATCCAAACCGGTCTGTCCACCGGAAAGCGCATCCACGGCGCGATGAAGGTCGTCAAGGAATTCGACAAAGCTTCTCCCATGCTCTATCAAGCCCTCTGCACCGGGGAGCATCTGACCAACGTGACCCTCAAATTCTATCGGGTTTCCATGAAAGGGACCGAGGAGCAATACTTCACCATCACCTTGGAAGACGCCGTGGTGGTCTCCATCCGGCCCTGGATGCCGAACTGCCTCGACAAATCGATGTCTTCTTACGGTCATATGGAAGAGCTCGCCTTCACCTACAGAAAGGCCTCTTGGAGACATGAGATCGACAAGATCGAAGCGCAGGACGATTGGGTCGTTCCGATCGAGTAG
- the tssE gene encoding type VI secretion system baseplate subunit TssE has translation MARERSLLERLADPTGYRPLTVEENTQELADSILRHLRNMLNTKQGHSLTQPEYGMPDVTEFIQNLPEMVEVVQRGIRNSIEKFEPRLRNVTVTYVPSQDIATNIRFEITAELVTERDEASVWFETAVTPTGQIEIRG, from the coding sequence ATGGCGCGTGAAAGGTCCCTGTTGGAGCGGCTTGCCGATCCAACAGGGTACCGCCCGTTAACCGTCGAGGAGAATACGCAGGAGCTGGCCGACTCCATCTTGCGTCATCTCCGGAATATGCTCAATACCAAGCAGGGCCATTCGTTGACCCAGCCCGAGTATGGCATGCCCGATGTGACGGAGTTTATCCAGAACCTGCCGGAGATGGTCGAGGTGGTCCAGCGGGGAATCCGCAATTCGATCGAAAAGTTCGAGCCGCGTCTCAGAAACGTCACAGTGACTTATGTCCCTTCGCAGGACATCGCGACGAACATCCGATTCGAAATTACGGCCGAGCTGGTGACCGAGCGGGATGAGGCTTCCGTCTGGTTCGAAACGGCGGTGACGCCGACGGGACAGATCGAAATCCGGGGGTAG